One genomic segment of Natrononativus amylolyticus includes these proteins:
- a CDS encoding ABC transporter substrate-binding protein, giving the protein MTPSRRAYLGTVAGAAAGLAAGCLAEGDDEGALDLEGERTELLLNWQPSGLHVPYYAAADRGFYEEHGLEVAEIESGQGSDFSATQVALENVPFGVTSSDQVLNVASEGLEPTCVGVLMQRNPVVLFADRDGFGEELEEPAQLEGTTVGSGPGMVRMMSTTYLEHHDVDVEIADAGPDIVQQVLTGEVDAGAGVFSDVVDARHQDATIDVLSVDDDIPSYGHLIATSRTFAEDNPDVVRAFLRGTARGAAWAADNVEGATEILVEAVPELEEAADNQRDKWELLAEEYLVSEAVEENGWGWSDGDVWAETADVLAEHDFLGGAVDSGDVWTNDYLDADYEYIGEFTDETGG; this is encoded by the coding sequence ATGACACCGAGCAGACGGGCGTACCTCGGGACCGTGGCGGGAGCGGCCGCCGGACTGGCCGCTGGCTGTCTGGCCGAAGGGGACGACGAGGGGGCGCTCGACCTCGAGGGCGAACGCACCGAACTCCTGTTGAACTGGCAGCCGAGCGGGCTCCACGTGCCGTACTACGCGGCGGCCGATCGAGGGTTCTACGAGGAACACGGCCTCGAGGTCGCCGAGATCGAGAGCGGACAGGGCTCGGACTTCTCGGCGACCCAGGTCGCCCTCGAGAACGTCCCCTTCGGGGTGACGAGCAGCGACCAGGTGCTCAACGTCGCGAGCGAGGGGCTCGAGCCGACCTGCGTGGGCGTGCTCATGCAGCGCAACCCGGTCGTCCTCTTCGCCGACCGCGACGGCTTCGGCGAGGAACTCGAAGAGCCCGCCCAGCTCGAGGGGACGACGGTCGGGAGCGGACCGGGAATGGTGCGGATGATGTCGACGACGTACCTCGAGCACCACGACGTCGACGTCGAGATCGCCGACGCCGGCCCCGACATCGTCCAGCAGGTGCTCACCGGCGAGGTCGACGCGGGCGCGGGGGTGTTCAGCGACGTCGTCGACGCGCGCCACCAGGACGCGACGATCGACGTCCTCTCCGTCGACGACGACATCCCCTCTTACGGCCACCTGATCGCGACGAGTCGAACCTTCGCCGAGGACAACCCCGACGTCGTCCGGGCGTTCCTTCGCGGGACAGCGAGGGGCGCCGCCTGGGCCGCGGACAACGTCGAGGGGGCCACCGAGATCCTGGTCGAGGCGGTTCCGGAACTCGAGGAGGCGGCGGACAACCAGCGCGACAAGTGGGAGCTCCTCGCCGAGGAGTACCTCGTCTCCGAGGCCGTCGAGGAGAACGGCTGGGGCTGGAGCGACGGCGACGTCTGGGCGGAGACCGCCGACGTGCTCGCAGAACACGACTTCCTCGGCGGCGCGGTCGACTCCGGGGACGTCTGGACGAACGACTACTTAGACGCCGACTACGAGTACATCGGCGAGTTCACCGACGAGACGGGGGGATGA
- a CDS encoding amphi-Trp domain-containing protein, whose product MGDRVDFPDDRDRDRRTITDGYFEREVYLSRSETAAFLRNLADQLESDTSFTISAAEWEIPFEYREPIEVEIEFSRQREGELEIELEFTEPRDGSDLSIR is encoded by the coding sequence GTGGGCGACCGCGTAGACTTCCCCGACGACCGCGACCGCGACCGGCGGACGATCACCGACGGCTACTTCGAGCGCGAGGTGTACCTCTCCCGGTCGGAGACGGCCGCCTTCCTCCGGAACCTCGCCGACCAGCTCGAGTCGGACACCTCGTTTACCATCTCCGCTGCGGAGTGGGAGATCCCCTTCGAGTACCGCGAGCCGATCGAGGTCGAGATCGAGTTCTCCAGACAGCGCGAGGGCGAACTCGAGATCGAACTCGAGTTCACCGAGCCCCGCGACGGCAGCGACCTCTCGATCCGCTGA
- a CDS encoding ArsR/SmtB family transcription factor, with product MSLIDALGNGTRLAILRALSRRPMYVSELAEETGMDGTTAVHHLSALEDAELVEWYMRGNRKYYRLVSAVELRIAPPPERTFLLQAERVESTPQSLD from the coding sequence ATGTCGCTCATCGACGCGCTGGGGAACGGGACGCGCCTCGCGATCCTCAGGGCGCTCTCGCGCCGCCCGATGTACGTCTCGGAGCTCGCCGAGGAGACCGGGATGGACGGGACGACGGCCGTCCACCACCTCTCGGCGCTCGAGGACGCGGAGCTGGTCGAGTGGTACATGCGCGGCAACCGGAAGTACTACCGGCTGGTCAGCGCCGTCGAACTCCGGATCGCGCCGCCGCCCGAACGGACCTTTCTCCTGCAGGCCGAACGCGTCGAGTCGACGCCGCAGTCGCTCGACTAA
- a CDS encoding ATP-binding cassette domain-containing protein — MTTTDPFDLDDGRAPESEAAGDGDERPPVGLTLLAGAVVAAVVVPVVWIGVMALSVDPGRAVSMVFRARTLEILLNTLVLVGLVTTFSVLLGVPLAVLTTLTDLPHRRFWTVALALPLVIPSFTSAFAFISVWGPRGMVQSALEPFGVHSLPEIYGLWGTVFILTLYNYPFVYLTTVAGLRAFDKTYLDAGRSLETSRFRAFRRVVLPLVKPAVAAGTLLTALETAGDFGVPAMLRFDVFTRQIYLEHNALAGDYAALLSLHLVAIALVILALESQVRGHETIHGGARGESRSYAVRLGWWVWPARLLCGLVVTLSVVLPVVFLSWWLFHGPESYVGSLAFRWEYAINSATVSALSAVAAAALALPIAYLAARYRSSTASVLERASYVGFAVPGIVIGLALVSGASAHAPAIYQTLPLVVFAYVVLYLPLAVGAARASFLYVNPRLTEAARSLGCSPLEAFRRVTLPLVVPGIVAGGALVFLHAMKELPATLLLRPAGFESLATFIWMAERNAYYGYAAVPALVLVFVSGLAVLGLFPREEGYRRLLRRRTRSPDDGSASGGDRSGVPSRETIADGDGRPLERGRATGESSPASRPAATGSGPAARGDRADPVVVLESVTRRYGRETAVEGLSLSVREGELLTLVGPSGCGKTTTLRLIAGLEYPDAGRIELRGETVADGSTRVPCERRDVGIVFQEFALFPHRTVAENVAFGLEDEDEGVVDELLELVGLAPYRDGYPDELSGGQKQRVALARSLAPEPDVLLLDEPLSNLDAGLRVRMRETVRRIVDAVGVTAVWVTHDQAEALSVGDRTAVLHEGAIEQVGPPREVFMQPASRRVADFLGRASYLEGRLSEGGVETPIGSLERDRLSLSAADVARPAVSADDPGRVSILLRPDDLAVEPATAERADGRLVHRGFTGSTVRYRIELADGTVLESRCSHEEWLAVGTPVAVSIAAGHRLPTFPADG; from the coding sequence ATGACCACGACCGATCCCTTCGACCTCGACGACGGCCGCGCGCCAGAGAGCGAGGCGGCCGGCGACGGCGACGAGCGACCGCCGGTCGGGCTCACGCTGCTGGCCGGCGCCGTGGTCGCGGCGGTCGTCGTCCCGGTCGTCTGGATCGGGGTGATGGCGCTGTCGGTCGATCCCGGGCGGGCCGTCTCGATGGTGTTCCGGGCGCGAACCCTCGAGATCCTGCTCAACACGCTCGTCCTCGTCGGCCTGGTGACGACCTTCTCCGTTCTCCTTGGGGTGCCGCTGGCGGTACTCACGACGCTCACCGACCTCCCTCACCGGCGGTTCTGGACCGTCGCCCTCGCACTCCCCCTGGTGATTCCGAGTTTCACGAGCGCCTTCGCGTTCATCTCCGTCTGGGGGCCGCGGGGGATGGTGCAGTCGGCGCTCGAGCCGTTCGGCGTCCACTCGCTCCCCGAGATCTACGGCCTCTGGGGCACCGTCTTCATCCTCACGCTGTACAACTACCCGTTCGTCTACCTCACGACCGTCGCCGGGCTGCGCGCGTTCGACAAGACCTACCTCGACGCCGGCCGCTCGCTCGAGACCTCCCGATTTCGCGCGTTCCGGCGGGTCGTGCTGCCGCTGGTGAAGCCGGCGGTCGCCGCCGGCACGCTGCTCACGGCTCTCGAGACCGCGGGCGACTTCGGCGTGCCCGCGATGTTGCGCTTCGACGTGTTCACCCGCCAGATCTACCTCGAGCACAACGCCCTCGCGGGGGACTACGCCGCGCTCCTCTCGTTGCACCTGGTCGCGATCGCGCTCGTGATCCTCGCCCTCGAGTCCCAGGTCCGGGGTCACGAGACGATCCACGGCGGCGCCCGCGGCGAGTCCCGCTCGTACGCCGTCCGGCTGGGGTGGTGGGTGTGGCCCGCCCGCCTGCTCTGCGGGCTCGTGGTCACCCTCAGCGTCGTCCTCCCCGTGGTCTTTCTCTCGTGGTGGCTGTTCCACGGCCCGGAGTCCTACGTCGGCTCGCTCGCGTTCCGCTGGGAGTACGCGATCAACTCGGCGACGGTGTCGGCGCTTTCGGCCGTCGCCGCCGCGGCGCTCGCGCTGCCGATCGCCTACCTCGCGGCGCGCTACCGGTCGTCGACGGCGAGCGTCCTCGAGCGGGCGAGCTACGTCGGCTTCGCGGTCCCCGGCATCGTCATCGGGCTGGCGCTCGTCTCCGGGGCGTCCGCCCACGCGCCGGCGATCTACCAGACGCTCCCGCTGGTGGTCTTCGCCTACGTCGTGCTCTACCTCCCGCTCGCGGTCGGCGCCGCGCGGGCGTCGTTCCTGTACGTCAACCCCCGACTGACCGAGGCCGCCCGCAGCCTGGGGTGTTCGCCGCTCGAGGCGTTCCGGCGGGTCACGCTGCCGCTCGTCGTCCCCGGGATCGTCGCCGGCGGGGCGCTCGTCTTCCTCCACGCGATGAAGGAGTTGCCGGCGACGCTGCTGCTCCGGCCGGCGGGCTTCGAGTCGCTCGCGACGTTCATCTGGATGGCCGAGCGAAACGCCTACTACGGCTACGCGGCCGTCCCGGCGCTCGTCCTCGTGTTCGTCTCCGGGCTCGCCGTTCTCGGACTGTTCCCGCGCGAGGAGGGCTACCGGCGGCTGCTGCGCCGGCGGACGCGTTCCCCCGACGACGGGTCCGCGAGCGGCGGCGACCGCTCGGGGGTGCCTTCCCGGGAGACGATCGCCGACGGCGACGGGCGGCCGCTCGAGAGGGGCCGTGCGACTGGTGAGTCGTCCCCCGCGTCGCGACCGGCGGCGACTGGGTCCGGCCCGGCGGCTCGCGGCGACCGGGCGGATCCCGTCGTCGTCCTCGAGAGCGTCACGAGGCGCTACGGGCGCGAGACCGCGGTCGAGGGGCTCTCGCTGTCGGTCCGCGAGGGCGAACTGCTCACGCTGGTCGGCCCCTCCGGCTGCGGGAAGACGACGACGCTGCGGCTGATCGCGGGCCTCGAGTACCCCGACGCGGGTCGGATCGAACTCCGGGGCGAGACGGTCGCGGACGGCTCGACGCGCGTCCCCTGCGAGCGCCGCGACGTCGGCATCGTCTTCCAGGAGTTCGCGCTGTTTCCCCACCGGACGGTCGCCGAGAACGTCGCGTTCGGGCTCGAGGACGAAGACGAGGGTGTCGTCGACGAGCTGCTCGAGCTGGTCGGGCTGGCCCCCTACCGCGACGGCTACCCCGACGAGCTCTCGGGCGGCCAGAAACAGCGGGTCGCGCTGGCGCGCTCGCTGGCACCCGAGCCGGACGTGCTGTTGCTCGACGAGCCGCTGTCGAACCTCGACGCGGGCCTGCGGGTGCGGATGCGCGAGACCGTCCGCCGAATCGTCGACGCCGTCGGCGTCACCGCGGTCTGGGTCACCCACGACCAGGCGGAGGCGCTCTCGGTCGGGGATCGGACGGCGGTCCTCCACGAGGGGGCGATCGAACAGGTCGGGCCGCCCCGCGAGGTGTTCATGCAGCCGGCCTCCCGGCGGGTGGCCGACTTCCTGGGCCGGGCGAGCTACCTCGAGGGCCGGCTCAGCGAAGGTGGTGTCGAGACGCCGATCGGTTCGCTCGAGCGCGACCGGCTCTCGCTCTCCGCAGCCGACGTCGCCCGACCTGCGGTCTCCGCCGACGACCCCGGTCGGGTCTCGATCCTCCTCCGGCCGGACGACCTCGCCGTCGAGCCGGCGACGGCGGAGCGGGCGGACGGCCGACTCGTCCACCGGGGGTTCACTGGGTCGACCGTGCGGTACCGGATCGAACTCGCCGACGGCACCGTCCTCGAGAGCCGGTGCTCCCACGAGGAGTGGCTCGCGGTCGGGACGCCGGTCGCGGTGTCGATCGCGGCCGGTCACCGCCTGCCGACGTTCCCCGCGGACGGTTAG
- a CDS encoding extracellular solute-binding protein, with protein sequence MLESHDRRTILAVAGALAVGPIAGCLGDDEGSDVLGDPEYVEGRPDPGGTSMDDLPDLEGELTIYSGRSQTRVGELLEYIEDRYDDLALEVRYDDTADLVSTIEAEAETPADVFYGSESQSMTHLEEEGYLATLPEEVLESVSEDSRDPDGHWVGFTRRFRAIGYDSERFDAEELPDSIDDYATDDRFHGDVMWAPDQGSFQAFVSVFRELGGEGATREWLRTMVDEQNVQTSPGGDSAMAQAVADGEVGIALTNHYVLRDHPDSTLDLAFTSDDAGAMFNVTGGAVLADSDRGEAAANFVAHLTAAEAQEYFATTTWEYPTVDGVDPLEQLPSTDEFEPPSFDLAGLVDLEPTLDLLREEGIL encoded by the coding sequence ATGCTCGAGTCACACGATCGTCGCACGATCCTCGCTGTGGCGGGCGCGCTCGCGGTTGGACCGATCGCCGGCTGTCTCGGCGACGACGAGGGGTCCGACGTGCTCGGCGATCCCGAGTACGTCGAGGGCCGCCCCGATCCCGGCGGCACCTCGATGGACGATCTCCCTGACCTCGAGGGCGAACTCACGATCTACTCGGGGCGCAGCCAGACGCGAGTCGGCGAACTCCTCGAGTACATCGAGGACCGCTACGACGACCTCGCACTCGAGGTCCGCTACGACGACACCGCCGACCTCGTGAGCACGATCGAGGCCGAAGCCGAGACGCCGGCGGACGTCTTCTACGGCAGCGAGTCCCAGTCGATGACCCACCTCGAGGAGGAGGGCTACCTCGCGACGCTCCCCGAGGAGGTACTCGAGTCCGTCTCCGAGGACAGCCGCGACCCGGACGGCCACTGGGTCGGCTTCACCCGGCGGTTTCGGGCGATCGGCTACGATAGCGAGCGCTTCGACGCCGAGGAACTCCCCGACTCGATCGACGACTACGCGACCGACGACCGGTTTCACGGGGACGTCATGTGGGCGCCCGACCAGGGCTCGTTCCAGGCGTTCGTCTCCGTGTTTCGGGAACTCGGGGGCGAGGGGGCGACCCGCGAGTGGCTCCGGACGATGGTCGACGAGCAGAACGTTCAGACGTCGCCGGGCGGCGACAGCGCGATGGCCCAGGCGGTCGCCGACGGCGAGGTCGGGATCGCCCTCACCAACCACTACGTGCTTCGGGACCACCCGGACAGCACCCTCGACCTCGCCTTCACCAGCGACGACGCGGGCGCGATGTTCAACGTCACCGGCGGGGCGGTGCTCGCCGACAGCGACCGGGGGGAGGCGGCCGCGAACTTCGTCGCTCACCTCACCGCCGCAGAGGCCCAGGAGTACTTCGCGACGACGACCTGGGAGTACCCCACGGTCGACGGCGTCGACCCCCTCGAGCAACTGCCGAGCACCGACGAGTTCGAGCCGCCGTCGTTCGACCTGGCAGGGCTGGTCGACCTCGAGCCGACGCTCGATCTCCTCCGTGAGGAGGGTATTCTGTAG
- a CDS encoding PQQ-dependent sugar dehydrogenase: protein MTPYKTHTTTRRTILQAVAAGTAVSVVTKAVAAQEALDGEIELGGRRSAWVGQAPDEIADERNPTLRLTEGQEYTLTWENLDGDGHNVVIEDEDGENFLSTDIVSGVGTTQTVEFTAEAGMAEYYCAPHPSSMRGEIELVDGEEAEEEEPVEEEPDENGVLVPEGPTVGLETVADGLAAPVDLQAAPGDDENRYVVDQVGQIYVHGPDGLEEEPFLDLEDRMVELDPDFDERGLLGLAFHPEFEENRRFFVHYSAPAPDGAEIDEGEDGDEEDEPEEEVDEEEPEEENDDETDEDEDELDHIGTIAEFEADDDGTSADPGSERIILEIPHPQFNHNAGPLAFGPDDGYLYVTTGDGGAGGDVGPGHVDDWYDEIEGGNGQDTSENLLGGILRIDVDENGEGDQPYAIPDDNPLVGYDDYLPEYYAWGMRNPWGMSFTRDGELLAADVGQALFEIINHVERGGNYGWNVREGTHCFDPETPEEPPEDCPQAVDEDVPEPRGGEPLLDPVVEYPQFYGDQEIGIAVIGGYLYETGTVPALEGNYVFGDWSLSFDDPSGSLFVAYPPEGWPDEDDLEETFADQVPEGADEEIFQEDRWEGLWPVEQLQVEGDVAENGRLERFVLGFGRDADDELYVLTTEEGGPTGETGQVHRIVDANGESDADEDEEVEDGEDGEDDGEETTEDES, encoded by the coding sequence ATGACACCATACAAGACACATACGACGACGCGACGAACGATTCTCCAGGCGGTCGCGGCCGGGACCGCAGTCAGCGTCGTAACAAAGGCGGTAGCGGCACAGGAGGCGCTCGACGGAGAGATCGAACTCGGCGGTCGACGAAGCGCCTGGGTCGGCCAGGCGCCCGACGAGATCGCCGACGAACGGAACCCGACGCTGCGTCTGACCGAGGGTCAGGAGTACACGCTTACCTGGGAGAACCTCGACGGTGACGGGCACAACGTCGTCATCGAGGACGAGGACGGCGAGAACTTCCTCAGCACGGACATCGTCTCCGGCGTCGGTACGACCCAGACCGTCGAGTTCACCGCGGAGGCCGGAATGGCCGAGTACTACTGTGCGCCCCACCCCTCGTCGATGCGCGGCGAGATCGAACTCGTCGACGGCGAGGAGGCCGAGGAGGAAGAGCCCGTCGAGGAAGAACCCGACGAGAACGGCGTACTCGTTCCCGAAGGGCCGACCGTCGGCCTCGAGACCGTCGCCGACGGACTGGCGGCGCCGGTCGACCTCCAGGCCGCCCCCGGGGACGACGAGAACCGGTACGTCGTCGACCAGGTCGGGCAGATCTACGTCCACGGCCCGGACGGACTCGAGGAGGAGCCGTTTCTCGACCTCGAAGACCGGATGGTCGAACTCGATCCGGACTTCGACGAGCGCGGGCTCCTCGGACTCGCCTTCCACCCGGAGTTCGAGGAGAACCGCCGGTTTTTCGTCCACTACAGCGCGCCGGCACCGGATGGGGCAGAGATCGACGAGGGCGAAGACGGAGACGAGGAGGACGAACCTGAGGAAGAGGTCGACGAAGAAGAACCGGAAGAGGAGAATGACGACGAAACCGACGAGGACGAGGACGAACTCGACCACATCGGCACTATCGCAGAGTTCGAGGCGGACGACGACGGCACGTCGGCGGACCCGGGCTCCGAGCGGATCATCCTCGAGATACCGCACCCGCAGTTCAACCACAACGCCGGTCCGCTCGCGTTCGGCCCGGACGACGGCTATCTGTACGTGACAACCGGCGACGGTGGCGCGGGCGGTGACGTCGGCCCGGGGCACGTCGACGACTGGTACGACGAGATCGAGGGCGGGAACGGACAGGACACGAGCGAGAACCTCCTCGGCGGAATCCTTCGGATCGACGTCGACGAGAACGGTGAGGGCGACCAGCCGTACGCGATTCCGGACGACAATCCGCTGGTCGGCTACGACGACTACTTGCCGGAGTACTACGCCTGGGGGATGCGCAACCCCTGGGGAATGTCCTTCACCAGGGACGGTGAACTGCTGGCGGCAGACGTCGGCCAGGCGCTGTTCGAGATCATCAACCACGTCGAGCGAGGCGGCAACTACGGCTGGAACGTCAGGGAAGGGACCCACTGTTTCGACCCCGAAACGCCGGAGGAGCCCCCCGAAGACTGCCCGCAGGCTGTCGACGAGGACGTTCCCGAACCTCGCGGCGGCGAACCGTTACTCGACCCGGTCGTCGAGTACCCGCAGTTCTACGGCGATCAGGAGATCGGGATCGCCGTCATCGGCGGCTACCTCTACGAGACCGGGACGGTTCCGGCCCTCGAGGGGAACTACGTCTTCGGCGACTGGAGCCTCTCGTTCGACGATCCCTCCGGGTCGCTGTTCGTCGCCTACCCGCCCGAGGGGTGGCCCGACGAAGACGACCTCGAGGAGACGTTCGCCGATCAGGTCCCCGAGGGTGCCGACGAGGAGATCTTCCAGGAGGACCGCTGGGAGGGGCTCTGGCCGGTGGAGCAACTGCAGGTCGAGGGCGACGTCGCGGAGAACGGCCGACTCGAGCGGTTCGTGCTGGGCTTCGGCCGGGACGCCGACGACGAACTCTACGTGTTGACGACCGAGGAGGGCGGTCCGACCGGCGAGACCGGACAGGTCCACCGGATCGTCGACGCGAACGGAGAGTCAGACGCGGACGAGGACGAGGAGGTCGAAGACGGCGAAGACGGCGAAGACGACGGTGAAGAGACGACGGAAGACGAGTCCTGA
- a CDS encoding PQQ-binding-like beta-propeller repeat protein: MTFESHLEELPEDAPWHEKPGESDIEQHDTDQIPEVDVTEDDLLASGSTTENWLMYGNNYENQRHYVGEEITPDNVGQLEVEYQFEHLTPQNDFQGSPIIIQGDPPVMYITFGPDHVHALNARTGEFLWSHVYEPYVGTSEESPSAERGVSVLGDRIYTSTLDLGVQALDRYTGEEEWYFNGAAAYRGEPAENVMHEELQWERAVGTTSSFPPIIYNGRLSKGSFGGEYGVSGFYDAIDLEGNIEWRVNMTPEHEWVGDSWRHGGATAWPAGALDPRTEQIVIPSANPGPWYGTVRPGFNPYSAGKVGVDANTGEYAWHFQDAPHDWWDYDSSNPPMVIQGEIDGEQTSMAVWAGKTGWIYTVNMETGQLYQRSEEHVQHLNMWALPPQDDLESAPWVMPELQGGTNPQASAYDPHTQTYVVKGTNQPMKFSWYEVEYEAGENYIGMDTIRAEPVADEPEEEEEEEEELGADEDENDDDEPGDEEEEEVEDDEDDDEDEEEDPALMDDPRPDEWNGYHSVIVGLDPLTGRIKWRDWLDIETSTAGGCVSTPTGLTFAGTPEGEFVAYATETGERVWVDDIGVGVDGDPIIWHDPYEEKTYVAITAGGRRGGALDENLAGNVVTVYSLST, encoded by the coding sequence ATGACGTTCGAATCACACTTAGAAGAGCTACCGGAAGACGCGCCGTGGCACGAAAAGCCGGGCGAGTCCGATATCGAACAGCACGACACCGACCAGATCCCCGAGGTCGACGTGACCGAGGACGACTTGCTCGCCTCCGGTTCGACGACCGAGAACTGGTTGATGTACGGTAACAACTACGAGAACCAGCGCCACTACGTCGGCGAGGAGATCACGCCCGACAACGTCGGCCAGCTGGAAGTGGAGTATCAGTTCGAGCACCTGACTCCGCAGAACGACTTCCAGGGCTCGCCGATCATTATCCAGGGCGACCCGCCGGTGATGTACATCACGTTCGGACCGGACCACGTCCACGCCCTCAACGCCCGGACCGGCGAGTTCCTGTGGTCGCACGTCTACGAGCCGTACGTCGGCACCTCCGAGGAGAGCCCGTCGGCCGAACGCGGCGTCTCGGTCCTCGGCGATCGAATCTACACGAGTACCCTCGACCTGGGCGTCCAGGCGCTCGATCGGTACACGGGCGAGGAGGAGTGGTACTTCAACGGGGCGGCAGCCTACCGCGGCGAACCCGCCGAGAACGTCATGCACGAGGAACTCCAGTGGGAGCGCGCCGTCGGAACGACTTCCTCGTTCCCGCCGATCATCTACAACGGGCGACTCAGCAAGGGCAGCTTCGGCGGCGAGTACGGGGTGAGCGGGTTCTACGACGCGATCGACCTCGAGGGCAACATCGAGTGGCGCGTCAATATGACGCCCGAGCACGAGTGGGTCGGCGACTCCTGGCGACACGGCGGCGCGACCGCCTGGCCGGCGGGCGCGCTCGATCCGCGGACCGAACAGATAGTCATCCCCTCGGCGAACCCGGGCCCGTGGTACGGAACCGTCCGGCCGGGCTTTAACCCCTACTCCGCGGGCAAAGTCGGCGTCGACGCGAACACCGGCGAGTACGCCTGGCACTTCCAGGACGCGCCCCACGACTGGTGGGACTACGACTCCTCGAACCCGCCCATGGTGATCCAGGGGGAGATCGACGGCGAACAGACCAGCATGGCGGTCTGGGCCGGGAAGACCGGATGGATCTACACGGTGAACATGGAGACCGGCCAGCTCTACCAGCGCAGCGAAGAGCACGTCCAGCACCTGAACATGTGGGCGCTTCCGCCCCAGGACGACCTCGAGTCGGCACCGTGGGTGATGCCGGAACTGCAAGGCGGGACGAATCCGCAGGCGAGCGCCTACGATCCACACACCCAGACCTACGTCGTCAAGGGGACGAACCAGCCCATGAAGTTCTCGTGGTACGAAGTCGAGTACGAAGCCGGCGAGAACTACATCGGCATGGACACGATCCGGGCCGAACCGGTCGCGGACGAGCCCGAAGAGGAGGAGGAAGAAGAGGAGGAACTCGGCGCCGATGAGGATGAGAACGACGACGACGAGCCGGGAGACGAGGAGGAAGAGGAGGTCGAAGACGACGAGGATGACGATGAGGACGAAGAGGAAGACCCGGCGCTGATGGACGATCCACGGCCCGACGAGTGGAACGGCTACCACAGCGTTATCGTCGGCCTCGATCCGCTCACGGGACGGATCAAGTGGCGGGACTGGCTCGACATCGAAACCTCGACCGCGGGCGGCTGCGTCTCGACGCCGACCGGCCTGACGTTCGCCGGCACGCCGGAGGGCGAGTTCGTCGCGTACGCGACCGAAACCGGCGAGCGCGTCTGGGTCGACGACATCGGCGTCGGCGTCGACGGCGACCCGATCATCTGGCACGATCCCTACGAGGAGAAAACCTACGTGGCGATCACTGCGGGCGGACGGCGCGGCGGCGCCCTCGACGAGAATCTCGCGGGTAACGTCGTCACCGTTTACTCGCTGAGCACCTGA
- a CDS encoding twin-arginine translocation signal domain-containing protein — translation MAYGTNPDERYSYGEVSDEDRREFLKALGVIAGAGVAGATLGDLRSEVSTGSTAGLAEMGESLRSGLTGSLDQALLTSELSALASSFEQLPQLQAMGVPEQGQSAYRELTTGAWAINDHLAAVGFFSSAEETLPAFTPEHIETTTRQLLHIDSLPATLGELGFSGQEQAALVANIVNAREQLSWWMPTLEYPPAEAVDDGVVHEYVAPLQQRAAEGSLLWIDGLDHFLWQRAVLVTPEMIDRGLWDIKSMLGGYYLLGSAARDLAAGSIADEHLTTLITAGSAIMIIAQEFLLHDVVRITDDKRAPMAGAR, via the coding sequence ATGGCATATGGGACGAATCCAGACGAACGATACAGCTACGGGGAGGTGAGCGACGAGGACCGGCGCGAGTTCCTGAAGGCCCTCGGCGTCATCGCCGGTGCCGGCGTCGCGGGCGCGACGCTCGGCGACCTCCGCTCGGAGGTTTCGACCGGTTCGACGGCCGGACTCGCGGAGATGGGCGAGTCGCTCCGTTCCGGGCTCACCGGCTCGCTCGACCAGGCGTTGCTCACCAGCGAGCTGTCGGCGCTCGCCTCGAGTTTCGAACAACTCCCCCAGCTCCAGGCGATGGGGGTCCCCGAGCAGGGACAGTCGGCCTACCGCGAGCTGACGACGGGCGCGTGGGCGATCAACGACCACCTGGCGGCGGTGGGCTTCTTCTCGAGCGCCGAGGAGACGTTGCCGGCGTTTACGCCCGAGCACATCGAGACGACGACCCGACAGCTCCTGCACATCGACTCGCTCCCGGCGACGCTCGGCGAACTCGGCTTCAGCGGCCAGGAGCAGGCGGCGCTGGTCGCCAACATCGTCAACGCACGCGAACAGCTGTCCTGGTGGATGCCGACGCTCGAGTACCCGCCGGCGGAGGCGGTCGACGACGGCGTCGTCCACGAGTACGTCGCGCCGCTCCAGCAGCGGGCCGCGGAGGGGTCCCTGCTGTGGATCGACGGGTTGGATCACTTCCTCTGGCAGCGTGCGGTCCTGGTCACGCCGGAGATGATCGACCGCGGGCTCTGGGACATCAAGTCGATGCTCGGGGGCTACTACCTGCTGGGATCGGCAGCGCGGGACCTGGCCGCGGGTAGTATCGCCGACGAACACCTGACGACGCTGATCACGGCGGGATCGGCGATCATGATCATCGCACAGGAGTTCCTGCTCCACGACGTCGTGCGAATCACGGACGACAAGCGTGCTCCCATGGCGGGGGCGAGGTGA